The Toxotes jaculatrix isolate fToxJac2 chromosome 6, fToxJac2.pri, whole genome shotgun sequence genomic interval GACAGAGAGTCTTTAACTCATTAATTGCAATTTGCCAGCAGCTTgttaattcaacatttttccaTGTGCATAATATTCATCTGAGTAAAGTTAGACCATACCATTGAGCtatcactttcagttttaacaAGTTATAATCTCATTCCCACTGTTTTCCATCCCTTTTTCCTTCACAGTCCAAAAGATGTATTAGATTACagccccgcccccacccccacccccaaccttTGCTCCATAAAACCACAAGGTTTATATCCTGGGTATAAACATaggcacagacacaaaactgTCATAGAAGTTTTCTTAAGAAACTCTGGAGCAAACAGGGAACCTGCATGCTGTTGTAAAAACCAATAAATCAGAGATATCAGCAGGTCTGATCAACGATAAAGGGAAATGGTATTTGTTTATAATTTCACTTGCCCATGTGGGCAGCTTCAGGCATGCGCTTGGATTGATCTGCCTGACTTCCTCATTCGGTCCACTGAGTTGTTGCTCTCTTTAACAATCATTATACATCTAACTGTCCTTGAAGGAGCAGCCCTCTCTGCGAAGGTATTTATaagttttcttctgttttcctcaAAGAGACTTCAACAGGACTTTTCCTTGTTTTCACTGCGAGTCCATATTTGTGGTTTGATATCTTAACTCTGAACTTTGAACTGGCCGTTGTATCCAAATACTTTATATGAACGTAAGAGAAAACAGTTGTTACTGTCACtgtattgtttgtttcatttgccAGTTTGATTTTGAATGAAACAGAGAGCTGTCTAAAAATACTTCCTATTTACTTTACTCTTGGGCCTAATTTAGTTTAAattattcatattttcaaaaccaaaaaaatacacatttcaaaGACTCCTTGTGGTGACTCTGTACTCCCACAAACAAGGGTGTTTACATCTGCATTTGGTGTTTACATCCGCATTGGGTACCATTCCTCACTGTGACATAGTTTCAGGCTAAGTTTATTCATCTTTAGTGAGTGTATGTTGATGAAGAAGGCTGAAAAAGATATGTTCACATTTGGTTTGTGGCATTTATGGATGGCATTGCACACTTGTTTTACAGATGTGGATGTGGATTTTGATCGGCCTTGACTTCATCACAAAGGTGCATGGGTATCCAAATTCTCCCTTCCCGGACTCGTGTGTAACGATGTCACCTATTCACAAGTCCAGAACAGGGCAACTTATTCCTCCTCAGACCAAAATACCGCCCTATGAGGTCTCTTAtgcagagggcagagagggagagcctATAATAGGTACAGATATGGTTGGTTCCCATTTCCTGGATGCTTGTTTAGCACTAAAAAACGTTGCTGCCGTGGTCATTTACTTATTACAACAAAGTTATTACGATCTCTTCTTCAAACCACGTTTCAGTTTCTCTCCGTGGATCCACATCATTCCGGGGATTTATGTTGGAGGCGCGACAGACAGACGCGGCCAACGACATGGGTCCTGTTGGAAAGTTCATCCTGCTTCCGTCTTATGGGGCTAGACTGATGGCATGCAGTAGATTAGAAGTAAGTAAACATCCCatttctcattattattatttcttgctTTCTCATGAATGTAATGTTTGCTTTACTTTTGGAACTCTCCTCAGGGCTCGGCTGTTAGTCATATAAACGAAGCTAGAAAGACGTTGATACAAGTTAACTGGACAGCACAGGGAGAAGAGCTAAATATCACTTTCAGGTAGGATTTGTACACCTTGaccgacctccaaaagtcatggaCAAACCTGAGCAAAACCGAGCACAAGTGATTTACATTAACACCTGTTCCTGTTTGATATGTTTCAGAGCTACATTTGTTCAGTCTTACAGTACGTTCTGGGAAGGAGTGGAAGTGAATGTCATTACACCTACTCCGCCAAGTACTACAACAAGTACTGAACCAAGTACTACAACAAGTACTCAGAGGCCAAGTACTGCAACAAGTACTCAACCAAGTACTACAACAAGTACTGAACCAAGTGCTACAACAAGTACTCAGAGGCCAAGTACTGCAACAAGTACTCAACCAAGTACTACAACAAGTACTCAACCAAGTACTACAACAAATACTGAACCAAGTACTACAACAAGTTCTCAAAAGCCAAATGCTACACTTCCAGAGGTAAGTATGGCCAGTTTGCCTCCTATTACACAACTTACATCCAGTGCAACACCCAACAGCAACAGACACATTTCTGATCTAAAAGACTGGTTTCTCTTTGATTTATCTTTAGGAAGGAGTTCCTGTGCTGATGAGTATCGACAGTTATACTGACATACTGAAAGTGGTATGGTATTTGTAGTACAATGCACATCACCTAGTAAATGCAATGACACCATAGTCCCCCCTCACTGTAGCATGGTGAGACACTGTCATCACAAAATATATGTaagtatatattatatatttgtcTTGTCTCTCTTCAGGGACTGTTAAACATAGCCACCAACCTCAATGgccacttttctctttctctgtgtaagGTAAGGCGATGTGTTACTACTATTTCAAGATCTCCTCATCCTGCACTACTATGTAAATCACACAATTTAAACACATTGCATGACTTTTGGAGAAAAAAGTGCCCACCATAAATAGCATGAGAAGAAGGATTTGATTTAAGAAAATCTTGAGATATTTATTGGCAAATGTTATCTAGTTAGCCATAGTCATTTAAAGATTCTGATGATTGTCTGAGATTGCTTGTTTTTAAGTTATATTAAAGTTAGTGACAAGCATTGCAAACCAACAGAGTCTGTAAATGTTATATGACCTTTGTAGGCTCAGTCACTGTCCTGTGCTTATGTGCTTctgcctttaaaaacaaatactaaattagtggttctcaaacttttgtggtaactaaactaaactaaactaaactaaactaaactaaactaaactaaactaaactaaactaaactaaactaaactaaactaaactaaacaaacGCTAATTATTCAGGTTTATTAAGATCATTGACAGTGCTTGTTATTTCTTTTGTAGGGGTTGATGATATTGTGCAGTGTGGTTTGTGCAGCAGTTGAAATAATTGCTGTGGTCTGGTTTTACTTGGAGGATTCCTCTGAAGTGAGTAATGATTAGTGGAGTATAGCACTTTTCTATCTACAATTTCTGAATTTTTTTAAGGTTATTTTTAATGTGGGTGTAAATGTCTGTATTTatgtctccttctctgtgtgtgcttgtttagGTCACTCTTGTAGCTCTTGTGTATGTGGTGATAGCAGTTAATTTCGTAGAGCTGGTAATCGTCACTCTGCCATTAGGACCCAGTCATGAACTGTAAGTTTGAGGCCTCTTCTTCTGCCTAAATATTTAACTTGAACTTGACACCAACAACTTGCgcaatgttgtttttgtgtctcttttgaTTTGCTCAAGGAAGGAGATCTGTCACCTGGCTGTCAGAATGTGCTCTGTCATCCATGAGATTTTTGCAAGTAAGGACATTCATCTAATTCCCGTCTTTAGCGCGGGAATTTTTGTCCGCGAGATGATTTCttgtttaatgtatttaaagaaaaagtgtGACATTTATGGAAATGAGATTGTATGCATTCTTCCCTGTAGGTAGATATGAAGTTTCCCCCCAGTCCCAGTTAATGCTAAGCTAGCCAGCTGCTGGTAGTGCCCGTATATTTACCAGACACACATATTCTCATCTGGCTCTTGAAGAAAGAATGCAAATAAACACTTTTCCCAACATGTCAAACTATTGCTTTACAACAACAGAGACGGGTTGTTATAACCGATGTAAGAGCTCACACCATCACTTCAGATAGTTGCCACTGCCTGTTGAGTGCTCTgatttttattctctgttttcacacagttgCTGTCATATTTCTTGGCGTTTTGGAGATTGACAATTGCAGGCAGAACAGAAGAGAGTCTTGGCTTCTGAAAGTGATGATCGCTTACTCTGCATGGATTTTCCTGTTTGCAGTCTGGGTTTTCATATTcagtacacacataaaaataataCTGAGGAGAAGCAAAATAGGTGAATGACTTGCTTGAATATAATGCCATGCATGACATGCAGAATGGATTcttataaattaataaaaatacaaaaataatatttgtcattattttctCTCACAGTGAGTTCAAAAAGGAGGGAGCAAAAGAggcaacaaagacaaaaggtGAGAGCCTGTCCACATCATGGCAATATTACATGTTTTGATTTAAACATTTGTGCTGTAATGACAACTGCCTGTGCCATAAGAAATTTGGCATTACGACAGAAACGCAAGCTCATGCCTGTTTTTCACCACTGCATCTCTGAATTTCAGAAGCTCAGTGCAGCCGAAAAgattgttgttgctgcttcagtAATCATCATCGTTGGAGCCTGGACTTTCACTATAGCTATCATTGTTGGGATATTCAGATGTCAGGAAAAGTAGGCTTGTGCACCCTGATTCGTGAAGATGTTCTGGTACTTGGTTGTATGTGATGtacagctgtttttctcttttggacatttttctaTTTAGTCACATATTTGTATGTTATTCATAAGTATAAATTCAATTTGATTACAAGTTTTTACTTAAAAGtgtaaataacataaaacagttttttccccTGGGTGGTGCCTCGTGAgccaaatctgaaaatgaagtaGTGTCtaatttattatatattatgtaCAAGTACAACATACcagtaaacagacagacattgtttttcattttccaagGAAGTCTGAaatcagagagaaatatttGCAGGAGTTACTCATGCTTCATACAGTAGGCATTTATCTCTTTGTGCCAGGCACAACCAGTCATCTCTGAGGAGGTGTTTCAGTGGCGTGGTCATTTCCTTGGCAAGTAACTGTGTGGAATGTGCTACTCCATTGAAAAACAAGCCCCTCATGTAGCTGAAGTACTTTActcatgtaaaatatatatgtgcCAAATTGATATAAAATGTGGAGAACTCAATTGTGACAAACCTTCCCTACCTAACCCTCCCTTGTGTTGAAGGTCAGCCAGATGAAACTacagcacatactgtaaatgaatCATAAAGGCTGAATCAGTTTCTATGTCTGTAATTCTTGGACTATGTGGATGAGTTTGATTTGAAGTGTACAAACCAAACTAAATACAACCTCTAAACATCAAAGTCTGGGATGCAGTAGACAGAGGCCCCAAAAGATTTTTTACTAAGATTTGCAAGACTTTCAAATCTGTACAGTAAAAccaatgttttgtgtgtgcgtgtgtgtgtgtgtttgaaaaagagttcaaaaaggaaaaaatccaTATTAAACTCTTGAATGGCTGAGATTGACTTGTTAATGTTTCAACACAGGTCATGTGTGTTAATCAGGTGAggtgtgttaaaataaaatcacagttgttttgtgtgtaaacagATATTCATACACCGTATCTTTGAAAACAATTTGGTACTGAAATTTGGCGCACAGTCATGTTATGGTCTtgtttataatttatttgtAAATCATTCTTCAGTTTATGATTCTTTTGAAATGAGAAACCTTAATCTCTGTTCACCTTCACACCAATGACTACATCATTGAACT includes:
- the LOC121183561 gene encoding uncharacterized protein LOC121183561 isoform X2, whose translation is MNMWMWILIGLDFITKVHGYPNSPFPDSCVTMSPIHKSRTGQLIPPQTKIPPYEVSYAEGREGEPIIVSLRGSTSFRGFMLEARQTDAANDMGPVGKFILLPSYGARLMACSRLEGSAVSHINEARKTLIQVNWTAQGEELNITFRATFVQSYSTFWEGVEVNVITPTPPSTTTSTEPSTTTSTQRPSTATSTQPSTTTSTEPSATTSTQRPSTATSTQPSTTTSTQPSTTTNTEPSTTTSSQKPNATLPEEGVPVLMSIDSYTDILKVGLLNIATNLNGHFSLSLCKGLMILCSVVCAAVEIIAVVWFYLEDSSEVTLVALVYVVIAVNFVELVIVTLPLGPSHELKEICHLAVRMCSVIHEIFAIAVIFLGVLEIDNCRQNRRESWLLKVMIAYSAWIFLFAVWVFIFSTHIKIILRRSKIVSSKRREQKRQQRQKLSAAEKIVVAASVIIIVGAWTFTIAIIVGIFRCQEK
- the LOC121183561 gene encoding uncharacterized protein LOC121183561 isoform X3, with product MLEARQTDAANDMGPVGKFILLPSYGARLMACSRLEGSAVSHINEARKTLIQVNWTAQGEELNITFRATFVQSYSTFWEGVEVNVITPTPPSTTTSTEPSTTTSTQRPSTATSTQPSTTTSTEPSATTSTQRPSTATSTQPSTTTSTQPSTTTNTEPSTTTSSQKPNATLPEEGVPVLMSIDSYTDILKVGLLNIATNLNGHFSLSLCKGLMILCSVVCAAVEIIAVVWFYLEDSSEVTLVALVYVVIAVNFVELVIVTLPLGPSHELKEICHLAVRMCSVIHEIFAIAVIFLGVLEIDNCRQNRRESWLLKVMIAYSAWIFLFAVWVFIFSTHIKIILRRSKIVSSKRREQKRQQRQKKLSAAEKIVVAASVIIIVGAWTFTIAIIVGIFRCQEK
- the LOC121183561 gene encoding uncharacterized protein LOC121183561 isoform X1, coding for MNMWMWILIGLDFITKVHGYPNSPFPDSCVTMSPIHKSRTGQLIPPQTKIPPYEVSYAEGREGEPIIVSLRGSTSFRGFMLEARQTDAANDMGPVGKFILLPSYGARLMACSRLEGSAVSHINEARKTLIQVNWTAQGEELNITFRATFVQSYSTFWEGVEVNVITPTPPSTTTSTEPSTTTSTQRPSTATSTQPSTTTSTEPSATTSTQRPSTATSTQPSTTTSTQPSTTTNTEPSTTTSSQKPNATLPEEGVPVLMSIDSYTDILKVGLLNIATNLNGHFSLSLCKGLMILCSVVCAAVEIIAVVWFYLEDSSEVTLVALVYVVIAVNFVELVIVTLPLGPSHELKEICHLAVRMCSVIHEIFAIAVIFLGVLEIDNCRQNRRESWLLKVMIAYSAWIFLFAVWVFIFSTHIKIILRRSKIVSSKRREQKRQQRQKKLSAAEKIVVAASVIIIVGAWTFTIAIIVGIFRCQEK